The following nucleotide sequence is from Ornithodoros turicata isolate Travis chromosome 2, ASM3712646v1, whole genome shotgun sequence.
TAAATTTTATGCATCGCAAAGGAAACAGTTTGATTGTGATGGTATTTAGCATGGTTAGATTGAGAACAATGATTgttaaggaaacgaatattccacactatgtgcaagaattcttatatggaatcagagctgaccatcaaataggttttacccgaccgCACTCTGTACAACTTCGACATCTGAAGGATAAAATTGCAGGAGAAGAATCGGTCAtcgaaatttagaggcatgatacatcaatctttgttgaGCACTTTGAGCACTAatcttttgcgaaagcttatcaTATTTCTTGAACTAAATTGCACAGTAAGTATATTTCTCATACAACTGGACCAGCTCTCTTGTTCTTGAGCAACGACAAATGTATAATTAAAAGAATATCTATAACATCTTTTGACAAAATATCTTAAAATGAATCTATTATGAAATGCTGCAACGCAAATGGGGGGCTTGCAAGCATGACGCGCAGGCGGAGTCTCCAATTCTAATCACACAATACTCGTgacacacagcacacaaaacGATTATAAGATAAATTCTAACAGGCAACCAGATTTTGGAGAAGCGAATCACACAtttgtcatcagaaatgtttaaccaatatacaatgaggaTGAGCACCATGCATaagcacaatggaagatatgtaatcttaattataatacaaatattCGTTTTGCAAACTTTATCATTATAAGCAGCACAGGTCACACGTAAATGTAGATCATttatccaattcacaaaatgtacctgATGTTTCCCGAAggcatactgaaaaactatcaccCTATCCATAGTGTCATCGCATACGGGCACTATAAATGGAAAGGGGAGACTTTAATTTCATAAGTTTTTACCTCATAATGAGGTAAAACGCAATGCCCACaccaaagatcattttcttgttcaaatttttaaagtcaaaactgtacccACTTTCTCaggtattttttatatatagatTAAAACGTTTGGCATATAGTCAGACATCCTATACAACATCAATACATTTGATTGTGCATTAAATGCTAAACTTTGTCGGATCGCTTCCAGGAGAAGTCTTGTAAATtggagactaccacacatcagtaagtgtttaattaaaatttgaacgggtGTTGCAAAATAtaaactgagttgtagaaactGTAATTTCACAATGCGCAACCTctagctcgctcactttgacacgcgaaggttttaagaactatTTCGCGATGACAGAGAGTTCAATCGAAAAGTTTCACATTTTCTATACACAATGTGTTTCTATACGCAGTGTGGATTCTCTATGCTGCGCAGATTGACAATTACGAATAtttttgaaatgaaatttacttaaaactcgaagtaAGGGTAATCCGGCTCGATGAACTCGTTTCCggaaaaaagcaacacgctcgcgtgcggtacagCGTGCGGTACAGCGTTAGCGCGTCGGGCgtagaatcgcgttcggtttcgggaaCGTCTCTAGCGTTGGGAAACGTTGCCAGGCGTGCTGCCGAAACGTCTTCATCAACTCGcatgaccctttcttcgagctTTAGGTAAATTTCATTCGAAATATATTCGTAATTATTAAtctcaacagcatacagaatcCACATGTATATAGAAAATGTGAAACTATTCCATTAAATTCTGTGTCGCGAAAGAGTTCTTAATTTTTTCGCGTGTCAAAttgagcgagctaaagcttgcgtattgtgaaattacactttctacaactcagttcgtaaattgcaaCACCCATTCagattttaattaaacacttactgatatGTTCCGATGTGATCCGACAAATTTTAGGCACAATCAAGTATCTTGATCTTGTATAAAGTGTCTGACTACATGCaaaactttttaatctatacaTAAAAATATCTAAGAAAatgtgtacagttttgactttgaaaattttaaCAAATAATTATCTTTGGTGTGGAGGTTGCGTGTTACCTCATTATGAGCGaaaaacctataaaattaaGCTAtaccctttccatttgtagagTCCGTGTCCTATGACACAATGAATAGTGTGATAGTTTTTCACTATATATTGGGAAACCTCAGGTACATTTTGAGACTTGGATAAATGATCTACGTTTTATATGTGTGATCTGTGCTGTTAATGAATTCCACGTCGACACAGCTATTTCGTATCCATATTCTGAGAACATTGGACGGATGTTACCTCTACAAACTTGGGAAAAGGGCACCTTACCGATTCTGGGTGATGTTATTACTTTTATTTTATGTAGGATCTCCAACGTTCCTCTGAAATTCATATCCGTATTCGGTACTGTTGTTTCGTACCCACATTCTAACAACGTTGGATGTGTGGCAACTGCCCCACATAGGAAGAAAAACACCTTAGCAAGGCTGGAACAACTTTACAGATCTTATGTAGACCACTCAACATTTATCCGACAGTGACCCAGTCCTGCGAACGCCACGTCGGTACGGCTATTTCGTATCAATATTCTGACATCGTTTGACCGGTAGCGACTGCCTGCCTCACATTGGAAAAGGGCACCGTACCAATGCCGGAACAACGTTACAAATTTGATATAGACCTCTCAACGTTTGTCCGACATTGTTCCAATGCTGTGAACACCACGTCGGTATAGCTATATCGTATCCATATTCTGGGAACGTCGGACCGGTGGGAACTGCCACACATTGGAAAAAGCGCTGTACCAATGGCGGAACAACGTTACAAATTTGATGTAGACATCTCAACGTTTGTCCGACATTGTTGCAATGCTGTGAACACCACGTTGGTACAGCTATTTCGTTCCGTATCATGACAACGTTGGACCGGTGGCGACTTCCGCACATTGGAAAAAAGGTACCGTACCAATGCAGGAACAACCCTACAAATTTGGTGTAGACCGCTCATAGTTTCTCCGTCATTGTTCTAGTGCTGGGAATTTCATGTGTAGATAACATCATGACATACGTATTCCAGCAACATTTGCGAAGTTTATATTCGTAATCAAGCGTTGCACAAATATTGTTGCAGCGGCTGTAAATTGGCGTTGGAATTCTAATACGGATGCAACGTCGCAACGACATTGCCAACATTGGCCAACGTATCAAACGATGCACCAGCGTTATTCCTACACTTTGTGTTGCTTTGGATATCATTGTCGAAATTTTTCGTGTCTCCGGTGCTAGCGGATCGGAGCGGAACAAATACTGTACCGTACCTAGCATAACCCTGTACATTTGTAGTCACATAATGTAGACAAGATTTTGTCAAATAGTGAAAACAGAGAAAGGTTGTAAACTGAACGCGAATGAGCGCATGAGCCTGTTACAAATCTCCATCCTCCTTATATTCTTTTCCCCTGAGTTTTCGGTCCCAGTAGCAAGCAGTGACTGTAACATCCACCGGTATCAGCGCACACATCCGCGCTTAAAGTTTTTATCACAGCTCCAATTACGCGTAATGTCTAGCGACTGGAATCCCGTGTAGTGGAGGCCCTAGCAATAGCGCATTCAGTCACTTGCTTAAGGCCTCTTGAAGATGCAAACGTTCGGTTGGGTACTTGTCCTCGTTGCAGCCTCGCTGCTAACGGTATGTGTGTGAAATTTTGTGCATGACCATTAGTGATTGATTACTGCAACCATGATTACGATATGTAGAAAGAATTACAGTTTTGATATCTATTTAATCAACTTTCATGCTTCAACAAAGGTTTATAGCGTAGAGGCTGGATGACCGGATGGCACTTCCGGGCAGAACTGCGAAAGTTGCTCAGGATTCGTTTGTGACAACGGTAAGTGCATTCCTGAACAGTGGAAATGTGACGGCGACGGTGATTGCTCTGATGGCGAAGATGAACTTAGGGATTGTCCCGTACCTGACTGTGATGAGGAAACGTTTTTGTGCAAGCCATTGAAGAGATGTTTGCCCAAACGGTACGCCTGCGACATGGACGCTGACTGTCCCGACGGTTCCGACGAAGCCGACTGCGAAACCCGTCCTAGCGACGGCTTCAAATGCAACAACTTCAAGTGCATTAACGGCCACTTTAAATGTGATGGCGACGACGACTGCAAAGACGGTTCAGACGAAGAGAATTGCCCTGTTCCGGAATATGATGACCCAAAGTTGCTCTGCGAACCCAGGAAGAAGTGTCTTCGGGAAGCGAATATCTGCAATAAAGCCAACGACTGCCCTGATGGCTCAGATGAACAAAACTGCGAGGAATACGATTGTGGAGAGTCGAGATTCAAGTGCGCTAACAACAAGTGCATCAACAAAACCTACAAATGTGATGGAGACGATGACTGTAAAGACTGGTCTGACGAAGCGGACTGCCCTTTACCCGAGTGCCAAGATAGCCGTCAACTCTGTGCATCTAGGTTTAGGTGTCTTGACGCAGCGGATGTCTGCGACAGCAGAGAGGACTGTCCCGACGGGTCTGACGAGCGAAACTGCGAAGAGTACGACTGCGGCGAAGGAATATTCAAATGTGCAAACTACGTCTGCATTAATCGTGCGTTCACATGCGACGGGGATGATGACTGCGGCGATGGCTCCGACGAGGAAGGCTGTCCTGTACCCGAATGTACCGAGGAACAATTCCTTTGCCTACCAAGAAAGAAATGTTTGGCAAGGTCCGACGTGTGTAACCTCGACGTAGATTGTCCAGACGGTTCCGACGAACAGGACTGCCAAAACTACGAATGCGAGGGCTACAAGTGCAACAATAACAAGTGCGTGAACAGCGCGTACGTCTGCGACGGAGATGATGACTGCGGCGACAACTCTgatgaaacaaattgcacacattaACGTAATAATAAACTGATTTCTACTGTAATTTCCAATGTTCTGTTTGTGAATTGGTTTTGCCGCATCCATATGTCAGACCCAGTGCTGTTGTAATAGCTGAACTGCACTTTCTGTTTTACAGAAACATCAGTGTCCCGCAGGACTTTATATGGCTCATTAGCGAACACGCTATCGCTGAGACTTTATGTACCCAAATAACCCCATGCTCTGTTGAATAAATATTAAAAACAGGATATTTGCGTTTATGTGACCCTGCATTCCAACGTTTACAGCAAGAGGTGTAATAGAAATTTGGCACCGTGGCTATATACTGAAACTCATTCACTCATTCACCGTGGCTATATACACTACGGCAGGTGTTTCGGCTAGAGCTCTGCACGGGCCGACATTTCCAGGAGCGACACGGCGCgagccttcctcttcctcgtcgtCCGGCCCAGGAGAGCGCGGTGGCTCAGTGAGTAAGGCCTGGCACTTCCCGGTGACTCAAGAATGGGGCCCGGCCTAGCATTTCCAGCAGTGAATTTGACGTTTCTAGCGCTTGCCAAACAAATTCATACGCAAGATTAGCGTAATTTATAAGTAAAGTTATAAGTAATAATTAAATTTGtaagaagagaagacaaacCTGCGTACAAACGTAAAGATAACTAacctgccgctgttctgtaattatggctagactgtggatttacgtgtcatttagtttatgcggctccacctttgccaagtgttttaatgcatattcatccattttgattcataatttactgaatgtttttccatatACATATCTTCGACTTTTGCTCAGGCTGCATAGcttcacgtttgtgtttcatatttaagttacctttttccatttttactgtacatatctgtgcatatttttcaattttcctaaatatttatattcatatattaatatatttctatgtataaatccacagactagtcgtgggatgcttgtcatattttaaacatggcgtaagagtgtgaaatctgaatccagccatcagcatgtgaggatctaagtatgagaatggtgcacaatctctcaaccgtagaaccgtcttccccggcattgttgaaacacgtccacacgttgatgctatatgtgtgaggccatcatggtattctaccttggcttgagtgtatgaaaatattgcaaagctgtccccaaaccgtcgatCTTCCCAgacattgttgaaacacgtccacacgttgatgctatatgtgtgaggccatcgtggtattctaccttggcttgatcTATTGAAAAAACTCATATCGAATAAATACGGGTCCCATATATATGGCATTATTGAACATGGGGTTATGTGTTATATGGACATATGAGTTATATAGACCATACGGGGTCCTCATATAGCCCGTATGAGCCATACGAGAATCTCCATATTCAACAATCCCGTATAAACGTCCCATACAATTCTCATGTGACCCATATACCCCCATGATTGTGTGAGCCACAACGGAATTATGAGAACGCTTATACGGGGCGCAGAGAGCATAAGTTTATGTACCACGTTGAAGAAGCCGCTGGTCGGGTAACGGTCGTATGACTATACGGAGTGAAGGTTATACAGGGTGCATCCAGTGACACATAGTGGGGAACCAAAATCCACCTACACACAAAGCACCAAAGGGGAGGATACATTGTGAAAGCAGTACAGATCTTAGAAAAATGTAGGTATGATAAGCTGAATATCTTTACGCGAACATAGTGGCAAAAGAACCAGGAAACTTTTCTCTGTTATCCAGTTTATTTGGCTTGTTACATTCAAGGGCACGGTTGTAAAAGCTTGCACTGCCATGAAGCAGACATTggagttgcatgggtgaagTGCACACCCTACCTGCTTCGCAGGAACCACAACTCAGTAAAAATCTTTGCAATTACCTGTAGCTTAACTTACTTTGTCTTTTAAGATCTCAGCGACGTGTGTGTTCATTTCCTACGTCGGGAGTGCGACAGCCCATTTGTCTTGTGCACAGAAACAAATCTGTCAAAAGCGTCTGAAATTCAAAGATTCCCCATTTGTAACAGGCCAAtggagcatcacatgtgacaACTTCACCCGATGTCAAGTGACGATATCAGTTAACGACTACGGCAACAACCACATTGAGTTCAGCATAAGGTAACAGGACTCAAGAGGGTAGCCATCACACTGACTGCATAAAGTAataggaacccacatgctaGGAATGTTACCAAGCAAACCGTGGATGAATCATGACACAGCAGCCTCTCAACTAACCTTCCATTCACGAAACCCAACGGCTTCTGGTCGTATCTTCCAAGGCGTACAACCAGAGAAACATGTCCAGACTTCACCAGCAAGGCACAAACACACAGTCAGAACAGTCTGAGCCACCAATGCCACGCCGAAACACCCAGAACAGGAACGACTACAACACGCGACCACACGCCTCCGGTGCTCCAACGTCGACTGAGCACTGAGCAGTGGCGGATGCAGAGTGTGGCGTTGGGGGCGCCACAGTCGCGGCGCTCTTCGTGCTATATCAAGAGAACGGTAATCGGCGCTAGCACGACAACAatgctatcggaaagaggacatTTTCCCCATCATAACGAGACCTCATTCACCTTCCTACGCCGAGAAACACCcaatatcgaaaaaaatgcctcgCGCCCCATGTATAAGGaagccgccgttgccacgggaTCCTAACTAGAGAACTGAGAGAGATAAAAAGGTGTTGCAAGTTCCTACACCTTCTCCGCTTTGAGTACGTGTGACCATCAGAGGGAGGTTCTGATCTCccgtggggttcgaacccaaaCACTGAGACAAATGTCGCCGAACAGGGGCCGGCGTCAGGAATTTTCGGAATGACGCCCTAACAGCTGAAAATTGACGGGTGGCCCGAATAGGAAACTTCTAGTCCAGGGTACGgagcatgcacacacaaaattcCGGGTAAATCGGGCGTTAGGTAAGTAACTTACAGCACTCAACAGCGGGAAGCGTTTCGGGGCGTCGACACCCAGACACGTTGGCGTCGAAAAACTACAAAGCCAATATCTTATCTTGGAGAACGAAATTTTGCGGGACAAACTCGATTGAAAAGAGCGCGTCGAGACCTTCAAAACTATGTTACACACGACTATGTAGCTGCAACTGGGGCGGTTTTAGGAAAATGCGGCCGCCCGTCACATGTATTGTGAGGAGTGCAAACACGGAAACTGGTAACTGGAGAACCGGTAAAGTTCCAGAGCTGCGGTCAATTTTGTCACGTTTGTTACGTCACGTAGCGTAGGTTACAAAAATGAACATCGTCGGACGCGAGCTTCCTTCCGAAAAAGGACCCAAAGTTTTCAAAAAGAGCGTCGCAAACGCGTCTTCACCCACAATTTCCGAACCGCTAGAGACCGGACCGCGGTGTGATTTGGCCGATCATAGAACTATTCGAGACCTATTTGGACGCAAATTTTGGCGTGAATCCGGCAAACGCCGCGGGAGTGACGGCGCTCCGAATGTGTCGTATATGTGCTGATGGAAGCCAAAAACTTCCACATTTGTCGGCTACCGTTAGGATTTCTCAGAAACTTCGGGCGTGTTCGTGAAGGGGGAGAAATGCGGAATCTGTCACGACAAGTAGCGTTTTGATAGGAACATTTTAGGCCTCTATATTAGACGCACAACGCCATCAAGCGACACCACCGTTACTCGATAGAGACTCACTACTGCCATGAACCCCAAGGGTCCCCAAGAGTCTTGAGCAGGCTACCCGTGTACTTCAGATAAATACCTGAAGGATCGATACTTTGAGTACCGGATAAGGTTAAGCAGGACAAATCTATGTTAGGGTATAACTAATTGTATTCTTAGCAAAAAGTAACGTCatccaacctgacctaacctaatcaTGTGTGTCAACTCGCGTGTCGTTCCGAGCTTGTATCCTATTTCTGCATCATTTCCGTCCGTCCATTACTATTTAGTTCCTAACACAGGAACGTAGCAGTGAGTTTATGTATCTGCACGTTCCTCCAGGGAAGTGACACACATTTGGTTCGCACAATCCAATTTTATAAGGTAAGTGTGTGATGCAATTAAGTGGCCCATTTCATAAACTAGTTTGGCATAATTGTAATCATAACTATGTGGCAGAATCAACGTTTCGAATTATGTGTCATGTGTGATTCCTGTCCCCCATACAATCCTAATGTGCATCATACAGCCCCATATGTGTACTATTGCTGTCACATACGAAGTCGTATGGAACCCATATCGCTGCCACATCACTTCATACGGGTGAAAGATATGTGATATACGGTCCCATATCACTTCATACGAGGCCCACATAAGTACCATATTGACTCCATATGACCCCGTACGGTACCCATAAGAATGCCATATTGCCTACATATGACTTCATAGGCGGCCCATATGTATTAATATAGGACCCATACGAATCTGTACGGGAACCATACAAACTGATATAGGAGCCATATGAGTCTCATacgggatttttcaatagggggtcaaaagcttccttttatgaactgtatatgcaccgcggaaaggatggaaattcgcctgcaatctctgacggtgaaaatgaaatcgtagttcgattgccgcggaaataaacactttcttttatttttgaatcggatagttcgcaattgatgcaaactacactatgataaacagtcgcctccgaaatatcgaatattcagacaaacaattcaacacgtcagcctgaacagactggaagacaggttgcgttatcttggaattatgaaatttttatcgtggttgaggaaggcccggctagcattaaaccccataaaaaagtaacaataatacagtgaaggaagtaacaaattgacacctgccgtctgcacgcacactgtatcacgaaattggccaaatccggcggccatttactcaaaatcgccaccaaaattttggcacgattttcgggtatgttatggagctatccttcccgagaacacagaaagaaaattggaatggacaaatgggactggccatcgggcccgctgcgagcctggggaacacttagagcagaggtgggtttggatagggcctcagtatggaaatattggtgtatgggcagggcacgggcctgaaaatccggcccatgcagtgctctaccccttctcaagaggcgactacagtgccaaaatgcgcatgacctgtgcatacgtgcactgtttggtttgtttgatagctgaagaaactcgggacgggggacaagacagcGGTTTCTATAGAAAAAcgctatcacgcattttgttttcccaaatgttcgctaagccagacggacacttggtagttggacaaaatgggcatttggaccttatgacgtgcaacccattatttgagggtgaaatccatacccgacccctacctcctctgacaagacccgccacacgcgctctaccagaaagtgaaatccgcacccaaccggacccgaccagcaggggctgcggcgcctttgtttacttattatttggtatgatcttttctcttcgttgttgttgctgtagctgttgcttgttcgtggccgacccgccagcagtgcttgtgccaaaaacgctgcccgcaacagtctcgcaacccgcgcgggtgtcaataatatcacccgcaaccgacccgcCCGCGGGAAATtccaaaccgggatccgcaccgcaggatagagcgGATCGTACAGAAccctgcactacgcctgaaaactccgcactttggctttcctcttgatcagcgtctcactctgctacacggagagagcggtgtcgtgtgtacgcggttgctcctctctggctttgttgaaggacgctccttctgctgtccagacgcgcccaccacgcctgtggg
It contains:
- the LOC135384590 gene encoding low-density lipoprotein receptor-related protein 4-like, producing the protein PDGTSGQNCESCSGFVCDNGKCIPEQWKCDGDGDCSDGEDELRDCPVPDCDEETFLCKPLKRCLPKRYACDMDADCPDGSDEADCETRPSDGFKCNNFKCINGHFKCDGDDDCKDGSDEENCPVPEYDDPKLLCEPRKKCLREANICNKANDCPDGSDEQNCEEYDCGESRFKCANNKCINKTYKCDGDDDCKDWSDEADCPLPECQDSRQLCASRFRCLDAADVCDSREDCPDGSDERNCEEYDCGEGIFKCANYVCINRAFTCDGDDDCGDGSDEEGCPVPECTEEQFLCLPRKKCLARSDVCNLDVDCPDGSDEQDCQNYECEGYKCNNNKCVNSAYVCDGDDDCGDNSDETNCTH